A region of Dryobates pubescens isolate bDryPub1 chromosome 41 unlocalized genomic scaffold, bDryPub1.pri SUPER_41_unloc_2, whole genome shotgun sequence DNA encodes the following proteins:
- the MPZ gene encoding myelin protein P0, producing MSQGASGSGSLLLLLAGFLSVLGPSPTWSIHVYTQREVHGTVGSHVTLSCSFWSSEWISDDISITWHFQAEGSRDSTSIFHYAKGQPYVGDVGSFKERLEWVGNPRRKDGSIVLYNLDYTDNGTFTCDVKNPPDIVGKSSQVTLYVFEKVPTRYGVVLGSVIGGALLLVALLVAVVYLLRYCWLRRQASLQRRLSAMEKGKLQRSAKDASKRGRQAPVLYAMLDHSRGAKAASEKKAKGAPGESRRDKK from the exons ATGTCGCAGGGCGCCAGCGGCAgcggcagcctcctcctcctcctcgctggGTTCCTCTCGGTGCTGG GGCCGTCCCCGACGTGGTCCATCCACGTGTACACGCAGCGGGAGGTGCACGGCACCGTGGGCTCCCACGTCACGCTGTCCTGCAGCTTCTGGTCCAGCGAGTGGATCTCCGACGACATCTCCATCACCTGGCACTTCCAAGCCGAGGGTTCCCGCGACAGCACCTCC ATCTTCCACTACGCCAAGGGGCAGCCCTACGTGGGTGATGTGGGCAGCTTCAAGGAGCGGTTGGAGTGGGTGGGCAACCCCCGGCGCAAGGACGGCTCCATCGTCCTCTACAACCTGGACTACACCGACAACGGCACCTTCACCTGCGACGTCAAGAACCCCCCCGACATCGTGGGCAAGTCCTCCCAGGTCACCCTCTacgtcttcgagaaag TGCCCACCCGCTACGGCGTGGTGCTAGGCTCCGTCATCGgcggtgccctgctgctggtggccctgCTGGTGGCCGTGGTCTACCTGCTGCGCTACTGCTGGCTGCGGCGCCAGGCCAGCCTGCAGCGACGCCTGAG CGccatggagaaggggaagctgcagcGATCGGCCAAGGATGCGTCCAAGCGCGGCCGGCAG GCACCTGTGCTCTATGCCATGCTGGACCACAGCCGCGGCGCCAAGGCAGCGAGCGAGAAGAAAGCCAAGGGAGCCCCGGGAGAGTCCCGCAGGGATAAGAAATAG
- the PCP4L1 gene encoding Purkinje cell protein 4-like protein 1 — protein sequence MSERSPCECPPPAAKAPGGQQEAKAGDPKKEEEEEIDIDLSAPETEKAALAIQGKFRRFQKRKKESGP from the exons ATGAGCGAG cGCAGCCCTTGCGAGTGTCCTCCCCCCGCGGCGAAGGCCCCCGGCGGGCAGCAGGAAG ccaaagCCGGCGACCccaagaaggaggaggaggaggagatcgACATCGATCTGAGCGCTCCCGAGACGGAGAAAGCCGCCCTCGCCATCCAGGGCAAATTCCGCCGCTTCCAGAAGCGGAAGAAGGAATCTGGACCCTGA
- the NR1I3 gene encoding nuclear receptor subfamily 1 group I member 3, with protein MSVSSASDAEGSPWPPPGPQVPRGEEESEPGEEKVCAVCGDRASGYHFHVMTCEGCKGFFRRSIIKGVHFACPFSRSCPVTKAKRRQCQACRLQKCFDVGMRKDMIMSEEALQQRRALRWRRRLAREQPAGLTAEQEELIALLTTAHQRNFDSSFSQFTDYWPAVRLCLLSPRPQSPSESGGPAARPQPDCLDEDVLPDVFSMLPHFADLSTFMIQQVISFAKEIPAFRSLPINDQISLLKGSALDIYQVQFNTVFNAETNAWECGQHCYTIEDGALVGFQQIYLEPLLKFHISLKKLQLHEAEYALLQAVLLFSRDDANLIQRDFIDQYQEKAALTLKSYIDHCHPKPEGRFLYAKLLLLLTELQTLKVEYTRQILHIEDLSSMTPLLTEIIS; from the exons ATGTCCGTGTCGAGCGCCTCAGACGCagagggcagcccctggccgCCGCCAGGGCCCCAGGTACCCAGGGGGGAAGAGGAATCGGAGCCCGGGGAGGAGAAGGTCTGTGCCGTCTGCGGGGACCGTGCCAGCGGCTACCACTTCCACGTCATGACCTGCgagggctgcaaaggcttctTCAG GCGTTCCATCATCAAGGGTGTCCACTTCGCCTGCCCCTTCTCCCGGAGCTGCCCTGTCACCAAGGCCAAGCGGCGGCAGTGCCAGGCCTGCCGCCTCCAGAAGTGCTTCGACGTGGGCATGAGGAAGGACA TGATCATGTCGGAGGAGGCGCTGCAGCAGCGGCGGGCGCTGCGCTGGCGGCGGCGCTTGGCCCGGGAGCAGCCGGCGGGGCTAACGGcggagcaggaggagctcatCGCCCTCCTCACCACCGCCCACCAGCGCAACTTCGActccagcttctcccagttCACTGACTACTGG CCTGCCGTGCgcctctgcctcctcagccCGCGGCCGCAGAGCCCCTCGGAGTCGGGGGGCCCCGCGGCGCGGCCGCAGCCGGACTGCCTGGACGAGGATGTGCTGCCCGATGTCTTCTCCATGCTGCCGCACTTCGCAGACCTCAGCACCTTCATGATCCAGCAGGTCATCAGCTTCGCCAAGGAGATTCCAGCCTTCAG GAGCTTGCCCATCAATGATCAGATCTCGCTGCTGAAGGGATCCGCGCTGGATATCTACCAAGTCCAGTTCAACACAGTCTTCAACGCCGAGACCAACGCCTGGGAGTGCGGCCAGCACTGCTACACCATCGAGGACGGAGCCCTGG TCGGCTTCCAGCAGATCTACCTGGAGCCGCTGCTCAAGTTCCACATCAGCCTGAAGAAGCTGCAGCTCCACGAGGCGGAGtatgccctgctgcaggctgtgctgctcttctcGCGAG ACGATGCCAAcctcatccagagggacttcaTCGACCAGTACCAGGAGAAGGCTGCCCTGACGCTCAAGAGCTACATTGACCACTGCCACCCCAAGCCCGAGGGCAG gttcctctacgccaagctgctgctgctgctgacggAGCTGCAGACGCTGAAGGTGGAATACACTCGGCAGATCCTCCACATCGAGGACCTCTCCAGCATGACGCCGCTGCTCACCGAGATCATCAGCTAG
- the TOMM40L gene encoding mitochondrial import receptor subunit TOM40B isoform X1 — MGNLLGPAAPRAPRRGEALGSPGSFDELHRQCKEVFPQQMEGVKLIVNKTLSSHFQVTHTVHMSTLGPSNYHFNATFVGDRQLSPTEVFPTLVGDMDNSGSLNAQVLHLVAERLRTKAVFQTHQAKFVTWQFDGEYRGDDCTATLTLGNPDLLGESVILVAHFLQSVSPRLVLGGEMVYHRRPGEEGAILTLAGKYTAQKWVATLNVGYGGAHASYYHRANEQVQVGVELEANTRLQDTTFAFGYQLNLPQANVVFRGLLDSNWSVGGVLEKKLPPLPVTLALGAFLNHWKNRFHCGFSVIVG, encoded by the exons atgggcaacctgctgggccccgccgcgccccggGCCCCGCGCCGCGGGGAAGCGCTCGGCAGCCCCGGCAGCTTCGACGAGCTGCACCGGCAGTGCAAAG AGGTTTTCCCGCAGCAGATGGAAGGAGTGAAGCTCATCGTCAACAAGACCCTGAGCAGCCACTTCCAG GTGACACACACGGTTCACATGAGCACCCTTGGGCCCTCCAACTACCACTTCAATGCCACCTTTGTAGGtgacaggcagctcagccccaccgAG GTGTTCCCCACGCTGGTTGGGGACATGGACAACAGCGGCAGCCTCAACGCCCAGGTGCTGCACCTCGTGGCCGAGCGCCTGCGCACCAAAGCTGTCTTCCAG ACTCACCAGGCCAAGTTCGTCACCTGGCAGTTCGACGGCGAGTACCGGGGGGACGACTGCACTGCCACCCTCACCCTGGGCAACCCTGACCTGCTGGGCGAGTCTG TGATCCTGGTGGCTCACTTCCTGCAGAGCGTCTCCCCCCgcctggtgctggggggggagatgGTTTACCACCGGCGCCCGGGCGAGGAGGGAGCCATCCTGACCCTGGCAGGCAAATACACAG ctcagaagTGGGTGGCGACGCTGAACGTCGGCTACGGCGGTGCCCACGCCAGCTACTACCACCGAGCCAACGAGCAG GTGCAGGTGGGGGTGGAGCTGGAGGCCAACACGCGGCTGCAGGACACCACCTTCGCCTTCGGCTATCAGCTCAACCTGCCTCAAGCCAATGTGGTCTTCAGAG GGCTCCTGGACAGTAACTGGAGCGTGGGGGGGGTGCTGGAGAAGAAGCTGCCCCCCCTGCCTGTCACCCTGGCCCTGGGTGCCTTCCTCAACCACTGGAAGAATCGATTCCACTGCGGCTTCAGCGTCATCGTGGGCTGA
- the TOMM40L gene encoding mitochondrial import receptor subunit TOM40B isoform X2, whose translation MGNLLGPAAPRAPRRGEALGSPGSFDELHRQCKEVFPQQMEGVKLIVNKTLSSHFQVTHTVHMSTLGPSNYHFNATFVGDRQLSPTEVFPTLVGDMDNSGSLNAQVLHLVAERLRTKAVFQTHQAKFVTWQFDGEYRGDDCTATLTLGNPDLLGESVILVAHFLQSVSPRLVLGGEMVYHRRPGEEGAILTLAGKYTEVGGDAERRLRRCPRQLLPPSQRAGAGGGGAGGQHAAAGHHLRLRLSAQPASSQCGLQRAPGQ comes from the exons atgggcaacctgctgggccccgccgcgccccggGCCCCGCGCCGCGGGGAAGCGCTCGGCAGCCCCGGCAGCTTCGACGAGCTGCACCGGCAGTGCAAAG AGGTTTTCCCGCAGCAGATGGAAGGAGTGAAGCTCATCGTCAACAAGACCCTGAGCAGCCACTTCCAG GTGACACACACGGTTCACATGAGCACCCTTGGGCCCTCCAACTACCACTTCAATGCCACCTTTGTAGGtgacaggcagctcagccccaccgAG GTGTTCCCCACGCTGGTTGGGGACATGGACAACAGCGGCAGCCTCAACGCCCAGGTGCTGCACCTCGTGGCCGAGCGCCTGCGCACCAAAGCTGTCTTCCAG ACTCACCAGGCCAAGTTCGTCACCTGGCAGTTCGACGGCGAGTACCGGGGGGACGACTGCACTGCCACCCTCACCCTGGGCAACCCTGACCTGCTGGGCGAGTCTG TGATCCTGGTGGCTCACTTCCTGCAGAGCGTCTCCCCCCgcctggtgctggggggggagatgGTTTACCACCGGCGCCCGGGCGAGGAGGGAGCCATCCTGACCCTGGCAGGCAAATACACAG aagTGGGTGGCGACGCTGAACGTCGGCTACGGCGGTGCCCACGCCAGCTACTACCACCGAGCCAACGAGCAG GTGCAGGTGGGGGTGGAGCTGGAGGCCAACACGCGGCTGCAGGACACCACCTTCGCCTTCGGCTATCAGCTCAACCTGCCTCAAGCCAATGTGGTCTTCAGAG GGCTCCTGGACAGTAA
- the LOC128899620 gene encoding apolipoprotein A-II-like — MKVVVASLLLLCACCVQAAMVRREASEPEAAPAAEDFFSRHFQSLSDFMTKDLPQRLQVEELRSQAETYVDRANKQLAPLVQEVQSNFLGLFSSLLKLGKDEGKP; from the exons atgaaggtggtggtggcctccctgctgctgctctgcgcCTGCTGCGTGCAGGCTGCCATGGTGAGGCGCGAAGCCTCGGAGCCCGAAGCCGCTCCGGCCGCCGAGGACTTCTTCAGCCGCCACTTCCAGTCCCTCTCCGACTTCATGACCAAGGACCTGCCCCAGAGGCTGCAAGTGGAGGAGCTGCGCAGCCAGGCCGA GACCTACGTGGACCGAGCCAACAAGCAGCTGGCACCACTGGTCCAGGAGGTGCAGAGCAACTTCCTTGgcctcttttcctccctgctcAAACTGGGCAAGGACGAGGGGAAGCCCTGA